A single genomic interval of Scylla paramamosain isolate STU-SP2022 chromosome 4, ASM3559412v1, whole genome shotgun sequence harbors:
- the LOC135099528 gene encoding activating signal cointegrator 1 complex subunit 2 homolog, which yields MRAWVRHVYPGAHHYAPEDTRHPPGACRYAPATSAPAPRSSPHDLVVEVEEQQVIGAAQNGVGPNADHKTRHTTTQPADHPVQDHPAHHQPTTTHPEEATPTHHHPTTTQVPATHPPSTTTTTSTTSTTSAINQPAVPLHGDSAHHSAIIILGGDSQQEMNHEEVAGQHIGEAVGERERLQQAKDSCRHACGTAYQVSAEREACVVGCHLQAATAAGAPRPKPRSPLAFFQHVMVSLAGHVGRLVRITSSWTSSTAQTRYQESRQLSHHYQPAHHQQESHKQQEGHHHQQPHHQREGHHSAPGRGDDQREREATGEKQQVAGPRVYYSQLLGHYTIGAGSGVLLPDPHASHHDCRHRHVTQQGQQQQQDTPQHLQHDKQPKEQHQPYHHHVHHQQEQQQHQQQQQQQQQNQQPAQTQQGQQQLDLLECISRKSGLPRWFIAVTIFTSALVILWLCFTLTAPPEDIKVVKTKPPELELEEDLDDYLEDDLTCSEKKQLLAQADDVIKIKIENV from the exons ATGCGGGCGTGGGTGCGACATGTTTACCCTGGCGCTCATCACTACGCCCCAGAGGACACGCGTCATCCACCTGGGGCCTGTCGTTATGCCCCCGCGACCTCCGCCCCCGCCCCCCGCAGCTCCCCCCACgacctggtggtggaggtggaggagcagcaggTCATCGGGGCGGCGCAGAACGGAGTGGGACCAAATGCAGACCACAAGacccgccacaccaccacccagccCGCCGACCACCCCGTGCAGGACCATCCCGCCCACCAccagcccaccaccacccacccggAGGAGGCCACCCCGACCCACCACCATCCTACCACCACGCAAGTTCCTGCCACACatccaccctccaccaccaccaccacctctaccacttccaccacctccgccaTCAACCAGCCCGCGGTGCCCCTGCACGGTGACTCGGCGCACCACAGCGCCATCATCATCCTGGGCGGCGACTCCCAGCAGGAGATGAATCACGAGGAGGTCGCAGGGCAGCACATAGGCGAGgcggtgggggagagggagaggctgcaGCAGGCCAAGGACTCTTGCAGACACG CCTGCGGGACGGCCTACCAAGTGTCGGCAGAGCGCGAGGCCTGTGTCGTGGGCTGCCACCTGCAGGCCGCCACAGCAGCAGGCGCCCCGCGGCCCAAGCCAAGGTCCCCGCTGGCTTTCTTCCAGCACGTGATGGTGTCCCTGGCGGGGCACGTGGGCCGCCTGGTACGCATCACCTCCTCCTGGACTTCCAGCACCGCCCAGACGCGCTACCAGGAGAGCCGCCAGCTGAGCCACCATTACCAGCCTGCgcaccaccagcaggagagCCACAAGCAGCAGGAGGGGCACCACCATCAACAGCCCCACCACCAGAGGGAGGGCCACCACTCGGCACCAG GCCGCGGCGACGACCAGCGGGAGCGTGAGGCCACAGGCGAGAAGCAGCAGGTGGCGGGACCTCGCGTGTACTACTCCCAGCTGCTCGGCCACTACACTATAGGAGCTGG GTCCGGAGTGCTACTGCCTGACCCCCACGCCAGCCACCACGactgccgccaccgccacgtGACACAGCagggccagcagcagcagcaggacacGCCGCAGCACCTACAGCACGACAAACAGCCTAAGGAGCAGCACCAgccataccaccaccacgtccaccatcagcaggagcaacagcaacaccaacaacagcagcaacagcagcagcagaatcaGCAGCCGGCACAAACCCAGCAGGGGCAGCAGCAACTGGACCTGCTGGAGTGCATCTCGCGGAAGTCAGGACTGCCCCGCTGGTTCATTGCTGTCACCATCTTCACCTCTGCCCTGGTAATCCTGTGGCTGTGCTTCACCCTCACAGCGCCGCCCGAAGACATCAAGGTGGTGAAAACAAAG ccGCCCGAGctggagctggaggaggacCTGGATGACTATTTGGAGGACGACCTGACCTGCTCCGAGAAAAAACAGTTGCTGGCTCAGGCCGATGACGTCATCAAGATTAAGATTGAgaatgtgtaa